The genome window aagatactatgaagcatgatttgaattagtaatcatgaatctcagttaagttcttcaatcttgatctcaattttgtgcaactttttacactatatgcatgttgatatcattgagactctattacttcacatatcttaattataagtgagactgattaatttgcattttctctcagtagattagacagtgattataaactctgatgctatacacacccctgaaaataagcatggtactcctttgagatcttagatgtctatgtGACAGTAACtggaaagacccaaacatttgctggtattaagcaagtGTCTAGATATTAtgatctatggtgaccagtcacaatctctgattactggagaaatactgttgcaaaattatttaaaggtcGTAATTcacttacactgaaaagcgtcctctgaaaaaaaaaaagggggtagtttactttatatattacttcatcagagtatgtcccttgtctatgtcttgatagtttgaataaattatttttgtctaccttataattacgaaattgtgaaattctttagtctctgatttgatatgtcaaatcacacacattatttcacaagcacattattgagctatggattttatgacaaactctgattttttgatgaattttctaaacattatgtcttattctgaggtgcttagaaatttattttctttgttttaaatctcagagtttaaaattcgagggatttgatcttgattttttttaatcgtgTACATCTCAagagtttaaatattcagagaatgtgaagagagtgttccaaactgctgtattgttagtgggcttacatgtaaaacattttaataggagaacgtgtaatcagcattaaTAACTGCAccagttttactgcgctcatgattactgttttcttttctccatgccactaacattcatctaccagttaaaatctgacaggtgtacagctgaacaaaagcccaagcgtgtacagctaaacaaaatctgaagagtttatcaaatcagattttattgcttgttattcacttatacacttcatctttacacacactctctcaacaaactcttaagcttttctctctgcaattcaaatcttctcttacacactttctcaaacaccttccttcCTTTACAAACTCTGCTCTAATGGCCACTTCAGCGTTTACCTATGCAGGTGTGGAGTTTGTACCAAACAACCacgcagccattcttgacaccactgatgttccaagggattatcatgtAATCCAGGAGTTTCTGGCACAAAGTGCCTTGGCTCAAGCTCTTACTGCACCGGCTAGATTATCTGGGAGTCAGATAATAACCTTTTGGCAAACAGGGCATTATGACAATGCTGGTGCAGCTGGAtcaccatccattgtatttgAGTATGACGGAGCGGaatatgctgtcactccagccaccgtccgagcagcattcaacctgccagagAGTCCTGCTTACATTACTAATGGAGATGCCAATCTCAGAaccatgatgactgatttgggctactacgaatctcttgataaattgggtcaattaaagcgtccaggactcaggaaggagtggagctttttcttcgactgcattaccagggccttccagaagaaatgcacaaactgggatgccatacccatggatatgctgcaaattgggtattctctgatctattctactaatttcgattttggtagattagttattagaaatattggtgaaagaatgcatgaaaatcgtcagattatatatttttcacgcttttgccaattgctgtttaatgccactgttggagaagtggcttttgatgctgcagatgagatcaaaccttttaagcttcataaaagggttttcaaagatctcatatctaaagatgagaagtggccagttctcaggccattacaaattccagctccattaagagctagGCTGAATCTGCCTCCAGCACCACAGCAACAGCCTCAAAACCAACcacaacctccagtctctcctacagccaccagacaacccagatcatcaacaccaaaaacatcaagggctacaaagtctgatgcagccccttccactgtgaagaccagaacctctgttgctacacaagttctgaagccAAAATCTGATaggccaacaaactctgatacagttcctACTGTAAACTCTGAGACAGTCTCTAAGcctttaaactctgaagctgcttctccaccaaagcagaaaagaaggagacttgttgcagcttatgaatatgatgatctggaaccctctcctgcaacaaactctgaacctactcagGCTAGCCCTAAGTCAAAAACAGttagatttaaagcaagggcaaacaagcctaagagggcaaAGATACCTATCACTGAGATAACTGATTTCAcacttgaggaagagcaagcaccatccactaCACTTCCTGAtttatctcaagctctgatggtgcatccttttcaagctgttccactctctactgctacagcatcttctacttcatctgaagtagatgaggagaTTATCTGCAAagaaccagttacaactgaagctgggacaacattgtctgatcctcacactccaatatctgatcatggaccctccactccaattcctcattctccattgaaatttcctgagggtgccattattcatgatacagctccagaaaattatAAGTCAGATGCTGTCATTGAAGACTCTGACAAGGTAGTATTGGAAGCATTGCAGTCTCTTGCCAAAGCTGATGAGGAGCCCAGCAAATCCAAATCTAAAGATAAAGAGAATGTTGTTCCAGATCCTGTTAAAGATGctgttgatcctgcatctgatgatgatgaggatgatgaagatgacaatgaagatgatgaaaatgaggatgaagCTCCCttgtctcttcaacaacagaaatgggagtctaccagtcaatacaatgccagactgcaaactctgaagccaaactctgagcctcttcccagggatcttcaggttgatccacctcatgaagtatgggataaactctggctgagtcaccagcattctctggagccagcaaaagctgaagacttcttatctatggcagagaataagattacaaactctgatgtcatgtcaagcctcaaagccacagttctatatctgaagacatttcatactgctcatgctcagacatctaagtcagtaGATGGTCTTAGAACAAAGGTAGCCAACTTCAAGGAAACtcagaatatggacaagaaaaggcacttactacctctgaaggaagacatgaagaagctggtgtctgcaaatcaatctctggaacagaggatgtcaaacattgagtccactcaagagacaatgtctaagcagcttgaagccatccaatcttcactttctctgataacttcagtactgattcctgatgaggatgatgtcaaaaagggggagagagtagcacaagtcaaatgcaagtctacttctcaaactctgaagagaaagaaaaatgatgatgatgatgtggatgacttcacaaagaacaaaagatttcaagctgcaactggaggaagagtttcaaactctgacagtcaaaaacagtctaaacaaagctcaaagtctgctccagctttaacacacaatgtcacatctggatcaaagcaaagaccagtggctggatcagataaaccaatgactgatgaagagtatGCTAGATtgttatttgaacaagaaaatccagaagctaaattggatttggagttgattgctgcagaggaagcagaactgaagaaagaacatgttgaagctataacctcaggcaaaatccagaaacctgcaaaatcaactgccagaccaaaagaaaaaggaataatgatcaaggaaactactattgctgatcagagtttaccaatcaaaaggatatactctgaagatgaatatacaagcaaaggcaaaagcatagtagatgataaccttgagaaaggctggactcagaagaagcctacaacctctgacaaagatcaagttgtaaaaggaaagaaaacagaagctgcaatctctgacaaagctcatattgcagaatcacaagaagaaaaattaacctctgacacagctcaagttaataaggaagcaaagaaagacacaacctctgacaaggctcaagctgtgttcaaaccaacaacaactccattgccaggatttgcaaagccaagtctgatgactgagataaatttcgacaaaggctcaattcaaccaatctctcatcgaaaagcaggaagagataaaggaggactaggatctaaatatgaaaaatttgatcagagtataggatcaatgccAACAGaaccctcatctctctgtgcacccaagactggagcattgcaagaaagaatggacaaacttgattctgtccaactggtgaagaatgacagaggtgataatattcttatctacttcatgtctgatggaacagtgtttagagttattgaagctgatctctatgctaaacactgggaggaattgagatatgtctcacacatatttcaagtgaagaacaagtcatgtcaacacatctcaaatctgctcaaagatcaaatcaggagaaagatgggtataacaggaaacaagaatgctggaccttttattcctaagtacttcaatcatcaaggacagctagttgagatgaagaagaattcagcaaaaatagaaacaatagctggaatcagtactcttagtttcaatgaagagtctgacaaaggttattacatcaggctggataaagacatgagaagaaacaagatctatgatctcagagctgcaatctatcaaactggagtttcagatccagagctaagagagatcaagagacagatgatcacagcacttgcagaagctgaaagagaactcctcagagaatacttaaagacagccaatggtgtctatgaagctaaggagtaaagtatctgtaagttttaaaagttttctgttatatagctaaactctgttgcatttgacttatttgttttgacatcatcaattatctgttaacttgcacataacatatttatgcacaagttgggggagattgttagatataattgatgattactaatgttcttaaagtttgttttagaacagaagtgatcagagtttaagctgggagctgatcagagtttgataaagtctgatcagagtttacatagtcaaggctcatcagagtttacatgtggaaagagctcagaagcggatatacttcaaggaaggatagaagcggaggagtgatttgcagactatggaaactaaacagaaaacagtagcaatctttgattgatagaatacataactgatttataggatatcaaatcagagattgatttgtaactgtgtctatataaacacagattagggttactctatatgagttgagttatcgagtatattttacagaaccctagcagctcttagtgataatatataaatcactgagagagtttttgtaaccattcaagctttgtgaataagagtttactgctttcaatctcttatattgtcatactgtgttattgattgtgttcactatatcaacttatatagtgagtttataggaccaaACACTAAATATGACCTCTTAGAAGAATCTGACTTTGAACAATTTACTCTATGTGCCTGAAATTTGCAAGAAGCCGGTGTCTGGTTCTCTGTTGAATAATCATGGCTTTCATATTGTAATAGAATCAGATAAAGTAATCTTGTCTAAGAGTGGTATGCTTGTAGGCAAGGGCAATGTAATCGATGGGCTTTTTAAGCTCAATGTCATGTCTATTAAAGACGATAATGAAATAAAGAATTCTTCAGCTTACTTACTTGAGTCTCCTAATTTATAGCATGCTAGATTAGGACATATGAGTTATGACACTTTATGAAGATTAAGTGTTAAAGAATACATACCAAAGCTGAATATCGATTCAAAACATATGTGCGAAACTTGTGTTGATGCAAAATTAACAAGATCATCTTCTAAACGAGTTGAAAGGAACACTAATGTGCTTGACCTAATACATAGCAACATTTATGATTTAAACTTCGCTCCGACTAGAAGAGGAAACAAGTATTTTATTACCTTCGTGGATGATTGAACAAAATACTCCTATGTATATTTGCTTAAGAGCAAATACGAAGccttagataaatttaaaatctataagGAAGAAATCAAGACACAGTAAAAGGAGAAAATCAAAACGATATGTAGTGATCATGGAGGTGAATATGTTGAACCGTTTGGGGAATTTCGTtcataacatgttataatcaaaTGGAGTGGCTGAGAGGAAGAATCACACTCTTAAAGAGATGATCAATGTGATGTTGTTAAGATCTAGACTTCCATAGTCAATGTGGGGGGAAGCCATCTTAAGTGCAAATTATCTTATTAACAGGATGATTAGCAAGAATAAGGAAGTAAGTCCTCATGAAATGTGGAAAAAAGAGAAACCAAGTTACCAACACCTGAATCTAGGAATGCCTCATTCTTTGAGACGACGTTTCCTTGTAATCCAGGAAACTAACGCCCTGGGACGTCCAAACGAACCCATGAGTCTATAAATGACAATAATGAGAGTGAATCAAGCGAGGACGAAAATGCGGGGGGAGTAAGAAGGAGAAAAAGACAACGTATAGAGAAATCTTATGTGTCTGATtttatgacttatttgtttaaaGAAGGTGACCCAGAAACCTTTAGGAAGCGGTTACCTCACCTGATGACCCTATGTGGAAAGAGGCCATCAAGAATGGAATTAATTCAATTATGTAGAATCATACTTGGGAATTAGTGGACTTGCCAACCATTCTAAAGCATTAGGTAGCAAATGGGTTTTCAAGAAGTTGAAAACTGATGGAACTATCGATAAGTATAAGGCCAAACTTGTAATCAAAGGATACAAGCAACAGGAAGGCCTTGATTACTTTGACCCATATTCTCCAGTAACGAGAATAACATCTATAAGGATGATGTTTGCTATCGCTACAATGCGAAATTTAGCATTACATCAGATCGATGTGTAAATAGTTGTCCTAAATGGAGATATAGATTAAAAATCTATATGGAACAACGTGAAGGGTTTGTTGTGGAAAGTCTGGAAATTGGTTAAGTCACTGTACGCTCGGTTTGAAACAAGCGTCTATGAAATATGGCATGAGAAATTTGATGAGATCGTGGTGGCAAATGGTTTCAAAATCAATGAATGTGATAGTTGTGCCTATTACAAGGATAATGACAACGGTTATGTCATGATGACACCGTAtgtaaatgatttatttattgtCGGAAGTAGTGATAGAGTGATCAATTCTACCAAGGACATGTTAAAGGCAAGATTAGACAAGAAAGACATGGGACTCGCGAATGTAATTCTAGAAATTCTAATCTTTAGAACATTAGAGGGTCTCGCACTAAGTCAATCTCACTACGTTGAAAAAATCCTTGAGAAGTTTCTTAAGGATGATTTTGAGAAAGCTAGGACACTTGTGGAAATGACTCTACTTCTATCTAAGAACAAAGGTATATTGGTTTCCCAGTTAGAATGCTCGAGAATAATCGGAATTCTAATGTACTTAATGAGTTGTACAAGACCATACATTGCATACCCAATTAGCAAGTTGAGAAGATTTACGAGTAACCTGAGAACTGATCACTAGAAAACGATGATTAGGGTATCAAGGTACTTAAGGGGAACTCGAGAatatgaactatattatgggaGGTATCCAGCAGTAATTGAAGGATATACTGACGCAAATTGGATATCTAGCAAGAAGGCATTAAAGCCTACGAGTGACTATGTGTTTACACTAGTCAGAGGGGCAATATCTTGGAAATCCTCAAAACAATCTATGATAACTCATTCCACGATGGAAGCTGAGTTTGTGACATTTGACAAATGCACACAAGAGGCGGAATACTTACGCCAATTTTTGAAGGATATTACGAGATGGCCAAGACTTTGAATGCAATAGTCATACACTGTGATAGTCAGTCAGCTATTGGCAGAGCACAATATATATTGGTTAGTCTCGTCATATATCATAGCGACATAGTTTCATTAGACAATTATTATCAACTGGAATTATCACTATTGACTATATACCGCCaaagaataatattttggaTCCGTTAACCAAAGGGTTACTAAGAGAATTGGTTGATAAATCATCAAAAGAATGGACCTTAAGCCTATATCTTAACGGCATCACAGTGGACACCCAATCTTGTTGACTCGAGATCCCAAGAACTTGGTTCAAATTAGTTTAAAACTgcgagtttgcacaaagctaaaaaagtaactacacaATTAATTGAACTACCTTCGAGAAATTCTGTGTAAATTGGGGTTTGATGATTGGTGGGTTCAATTAATCCTAAGGTGCGTGATGTCAGTGAAATATACTTTTACGCATGGTGCAAAGGAAATGGGACCAGTAGTACCTTCTCGGGGCCTAAGACAAGGGGAACCCTTGTCACCGTATCTTTTCATCTTATGCATGGAAGGTTTGTCTGCGCTTCTACGTAAATATGAGAGTCAGAGGTTTATCCAAGGTGTTAAAGTATGCACGAATGCTCCTTCGATTAATCATCTTTTCTTCGCTGAGCTATTTGTTTAGCAATGCAACTGAAACAGGAGCGTTAAAGATGGCAGATTTATTGCAAAGCTATGAAGAGGCGTCTGGTCCAAGAATAAACTTAACAAAATCCTTGGTGGTGTTCAGTTTGAATGTGGACAATtatagcaaaaataaaatttgccaGTTGCTCCAAATGAGAGAAGCAGATGAGTCAGTAAAATATCTGGGTTTGCCTAACCACATTGGTCGCAACAAATCTGGTGTTTTGGGAATTCTGAAGGACAAAATGAAGCAGCGTGTTAATTCATGGAAAAAGGGTTGGATCACACAAGCTGGGCGAGaagttttgataaaaaatatagctCAAGCTATGCCAACTTATGCTATGAGTTTGTTTCTTTTACCGTTGGAAATCACAAGAGATTTTGAGAGAACTTTATCGCGGTACTGGTGGGGAGAAAAGGGGAATGCGAAACCAGGGATTCATTGGATGTTTTGGGAGAGAATGAGTAGACACAAGATGGCAGGTGGTTTGAGTTTCAGAGACTTTCAGAGCGTCAATATCGCTCTGTTAGGAAAATAGGGATGGAGATTAGTTACTAGACCAGAAAGACTCTCGAGCAAAATTTATAAGGCTAGATACTTTCCGAACGAGCATTTCTTTGATGCAGAGCTAGGTAGCAGTCCTAGTTTTATTTGGCGAAGCATTTGGGAGGCTAAGCAGGTGGTTATGGCGGGAGCTCGGTGGAAAGTGAGGGATGGTAggagtattaaaattttgaatagcCCATGGTTACATGATAGTATGAATCCGTACATAAATAGTGAGCTGCATGGGTTAAATGAAGCAACTATATCGTCTTTGAGGTCAGAGGATGGCCAGCAATGGGATGTAGATGTAGTTGCGGATCTGTTTAACCATAGAGATCAACAATGCATCTTACATACCCTGTTATGTGGTAATGGGGTATCGGACGAATTGTACTGGAGTGAAGATCTGAACGGAGAGTATACAGTTAGAAGTGCATAGGTTGCTTCAGCAACAAAAAAGGTTGAATTTCGATAGTGGAAGCAAGGATTTATAGAGGAAATTCTGGAAAATAAAAGCTCTTCCTAAAGTGATGAATATGGTGTGGCGTGCTTTAAATCAGTGTCTTCCAACAAGGGTTAACCTGGTTTGTAAAAGAGTGCCAGTGAGTGAGGTTTGCCCGATCTATAATGGTGATGTTGAGACAGTTGTTCATATTCTAGTCATTTGTCCGTTTGCTAGCCAATGTTGGCGGCGTAGGGGTGGGTTCAATCAAATGGCAGATGGGTATTCTTTTGATGCATGGCTAAAGCAAATGTTGGATCATACAGATAAGGATGTCCACGGAGAAATTGCAACTATATGTTGGAGTATCTGGCAGGCTAGGAATCAGTTGGTGTGGGATAATAAGAGGAGTGAAGTAAATCATGTAGTGTTTTTGACAAAGCAGTATCTTGCAGAGTGGAGAAAAGCCCAAGGTAGTTCGACGAAGGATCTGTATCGGGATGTAATTCCA of Daucus carota subsp. sativus chromosome 3, DH1 v3.0, whole genome shotgun sequence contains these proteins:
- the LOC135151525 gene encoding uncharacterized protein LOC135151525, producing the protein MNMVWRALNQCLPTRVNLVCKRVPVSEVCPIYNGDVETVVHILVICPFASQCWRRRGGFNQMADGYSFDAWLKQMLDHTDKDVHGEIATICWSIWQARNQLVWDNKRSEVNHVVFLTKQYLAEWRKAQERDDEGQVVQGRSEVFEGMVRPEFAEAVAVKEALSWIKTFGGREVVLESDCFWQLCKLSAARLIFDLRLAV